GCACGACGTGTCGTTGGACACTTTTCATAATCATGAAGCCGCAAAGCGCGTAATCTCAGGGATCGATGAACGACGCAGCGGACAATGACGCGCCGATCGGCATCTTCGATAGCGGCGTCGGTGGGCTCACCGTCGCACGCGCGGTGCTGGACCAGCTGCCGCACGAGTCAGTTCTCTATGTCGGTGACACCGCTCGCACCCCCTACGGTCCGCAGCCGATCGCCCAAGTACGCGCCTATGCGTTGGAGATTCTCGACACGTTGGTGGCCGAAGGCGTGAAGATGCTGGTCATCGCCTGCAATACGGCCAGCAGCGCGATGTTGCGTGATGCTCGTGAGCGGTACGACGTTCCTGTAGTCGAGGTCATCCAGCCCGCGGTGCGCCGCGCGGTCGCGGCGACGCGCAACGGGCACATCGGCGTCATCGGGACGCGGGCCACTGTCAATTCCAAAGCCTACGAAGACTCGTTCGCCGCGGCTCCCCAACTGCGCATCACTACACAGGCTTGCCCCCGGTTCGTCGAGTTCGTCGAGAAGGGAATCACGCACGGCCCCGAGCTGGAGCGTGTGGCCCATGGTTATCTCGACGACGTCCGCCGTGCGGGCGTGGACACGCTGGTGCTCGGGTGTACCCACTATCCGATGCTCACCGGCGTCGTCTCCTATGTGATGGGTGACGCCGTCACCCTCGTCAGCAGTGCGGAAGAGACGGCTAAGGATGTGTACCGGGTGCTCACCTCAGAGAACCTCCTGCGAGCGGACGCATTGCCGGCTCCGGATCATCAGTTCCGGTCGACCGGCGATCCGCATTCGTTCGGCAAGCTCGCACACCGGTTCCTCGGGCCGGAGATCGGCGTGGTCGAGGAGACGGCGGAGTTTCCGGTGATCAGTCGGGAGGTGACCGTGTCGTGACGGTCGTGCTGTTGAGGATGGAAAGCTCTGGTGCGCCGACGGATCCGGTCTCCAGTTCGGTCAACGCGGCACGGGTGGAGGTGGCCGCATGCGGCTGACGGTTCTGGGGTGCTCGGGATCGTTGCCGGGACCGGCGTCGTCCGCGTCGTCGTACCTCGTCGAAGCCGGTACCACACGCGTCGTTGTCGATCTGGGTAACGGCGCGCTGAGTGAACTCCAACGCCAGGTGGGCAGCGAAGGCCTAGGCGAGATCGATGCCGTACTGATCAGTCACCTGCATCCCGACCATTTCATGGACCTGTGCGGCTATTACGTCGCCTTGCGTTACGGTCCCCACCAACCTCGTCGGCGAGTCCCCGTCTGGGGGCCGGAGAATACCGCGGAGCGGCTGGCTGTCGCTTACGGTGAGGACCCGGATCCGGGCATGTCCAACGAGTTCGAGTTTCGCGCCTACCCCGGCGGTGGATTCACCGTCGGTGAGCTGAACGTGCGGGTGAGCCGGGTGGCGCATCCCGTCCCTGCCTATGCGATCAGGCTCGAGCACGGCGACCAAACCCTGGTCTACTCCGGTGATACCGGCCCGACCCAAGCCCTCGTGGACCTGGCCCGGGGGGCGGATCTGCTCCTGTGTGAGGCCGCCTTCCGCGAAGGTGAGGACAACCCTCCCGACTTGCACCTGACCGGCCGCGAGGCCGGGGAGCACGCCCGGCAGGCCGGAGTGAGACGGCTTGTGGTCACTCACGTGCCACCATGGGGAGACGCCGAAGAGGCAGTGGCGGAGGCCCGGACGGCGTTCGCCGGGCCGGTGGAGGCCGCACGCACTGGTGCCACGTTCGAGCTCTGAGGGAGGGGAACGTCTCAATGACTGACACCCAGGCAGCACCGGAACCGCTCGAGCCGTTACCTGAGGATTGGCAGCGGGCGCTGTTCATCGCCCCGCACCCTGACGACATCGAGTACGGCGCGGCAGCCGCCGTGGCCCGATGGACGGCGCAAGGCAAGACCGTCATCTACTCGATGATCACCAGCGGCGAAGCCGGCATCGACGCGATACCACCGGAAGTGGCCGGCCCGATCCGCGAACAGGAACAGCGCGCCTCGGCGCGCATCGTGGGCGTGGACGACGTCGAGTTCCTCGGCTTCTCCGACGGCGTGCTCGAGTATGGTCTGCCGCTGCGTCGTGCCCTGTCTCGTTCGATTCGGCAGCACCGCCCGGAGATCGTGCTGACCGGCAATTTCCGCGAGACTTATGGCGGTGAGTTTCTCAACCAGGCCGATCACATCGCCGGTGGCCGCGCTGTGCTCGATGCTGTGCGTGACGCCGGGAACCGTTGGGTTTTCCGTGAGTTGCTGGATGAAGGACTCGAGCCGTGGAACGGTGTCCGGGCGGTCTGGGCGGCGGCATCGCCGGAAGGACGCCACGCCGTCGACACCACGGAGACGTTCGAGCTGGGCCTGGAATCGTTGCGGGCGCACCGGCAGTACCTGGAAGGGCTCGGCGACGGCATGGATCCGGCCGAGTTCCTGGAGGGTTTCGCTCGCCAGGCCGGCACCCGCCTGGGGTGCCGCTACGCAAGCAGCTTCGAGGTCTTCCCGATTTAGCGGTCGCGCGGGTCCTTAGTGCCGGGCACGGGTGCACCAACCCGTGTTGATCATGGGCACCTGCCGGTGTTCAAACGATTCAACTCTGCTTTTGCCCATGATCAACACGGAGTTGTGGGTGCGAGTGGTAGATCAGGACACAGCCATCCGACCGGCCCGGCTGTGTCCCCTGTCGGTAGGCGTCGATAGCCTCGGCCTATGACTCGAATTGACGGCCGTAGCGCCGATGAACTCCGGCAGGTCCGCTTCACCCGCGGATGGCTCGATCACGCCGAGGGTTCGGTCCTCGTCGAGTTCGGCAAGACACGGGTGCTGTGCGCCGTCTCGGCCACCGAAGGCGTGCCACGCTGGCGCAAAGGATCCGGCCAGGGGTGGGTCACCGCTGAGTACGCGATGCTGCCCCGCTCCACCAACACCCGGTCTGACCGCGAGTCGATCAAGGGTCGGGTGGGTGGCCGCACGCACGAGATCTCCCGGCTGGTGGGCCGCTCGCTACGCGGCGTCGTTGACATGTCGGTTCTCGGCGAGAACACGCTGATGGTGGACTGCGACGTACTTCAGGCCGACGGCGGAACCCGTACGGCCGCGATCACCGGAGCTTACGTCGCGCTGCACGACGCCGTGACCTGGCTGCGCGAACACAGCCTGCTTGCGGGTGAGAACGTGCTGCACGATTCGATCGCCGCGATCTCCGTGGGTGTCGTCGACGGTGAGCCGTTGCTGGACCTGAACTACCAAGAGGACGTGCGCGCCGACACCGACATGAATGTGGTGATGACCGGCGCCGGCACGTACATCGAGGTGCAGGGCACGGCCGAGGCCGCGCCGTTCGCCCGGTCGGAGCTGGATTCACTGCTCGGATTGGCCGAGACAGGCTGTGCGCGGTTGACCGAACTCCAGCGGCAGGCCTTGGCCTCATGACGGCAACGCCACCGCGGGTGGTGCTGGCCTCCCGCAACGAACACAAGGTGGTCGAGATACGCCGGATTCTCGGTGATGCGGGAGCGCCTCTCGATCTGGTGGGTGTCACGGAATTTCCCGACGTCGACGACGTCGTTGAGTCCGGCCTGACGTTCACCGAGAACGCGCTGCTCAAAGCTCGGACAGTGGCTGAGGTCACCGGGTTGCCGGCGCTGGCCGACGACTCGGGGATCAGCGTCGATGCCATGAACGGCATGCCTGGTGTGTTCTCCGGGCGATGGTGCGGACGCCATGGTGACGATGCAGCGAACTTGGAACTGTTGCTGGGCCAGTTACGCGACGTCCCGGACGAGCACCGTGGCGCGGCCTTCGTCTGTGTCGCGGCGTTCGTCGACCCGCGCGATCCGGCCACCGGTCAGGAGATAGTCCAGGAGGGCCGCCTGCCCGGAACCCTGTTGCGAGAGCCGCGTGGTGCCGGCGGTTTCGGCTATGACCCCATCTTCGTTCCGGAAGGCGACACCCGCGCGACGGCCGAGATGACACCCGAGGAGAAGAACGCGATCAGCCACCGGGGCCGGGCTTTCCGCGCCATTGCCCCGCTGCTGTTCGACCGCCTTGGCTGATCGTCAACCTATGCCAGGCGCGGCATGCCACCTGTCACGAGGTGACATGCTGCGCGGGTGAGAAGTCGAACCGGGGCTGCTGGTGGGTCAGTATCGCCGTGGCCGGGACAACCGCCCAGATAGTGTTCAGCGCGTTTGTCAGCGTCGCCGTGAGTTCCTGAATGTCGGTAAGGGCCGATTCGTGTAGAGCTTCGGCAACGATCAACACGGAGTCCGTTGCGTCGTTGACCGCGGAATAGCCGCTTTGCCGGTTCGTCCACCGCCGCGCGTGTGCTCGCCCGGCGCTGTCCGCGAAGATCACTTCGCCTGGTGCCGGGTTCTCGATCTCTCCGGAGAATGTCGTGTACTGCTCGTCGCCGCTGGCATGACGGACCTCGAGCGGCCAGGTGATCTTTGAAACGTCCAGCACCGCCACCGGCGTCGCGAAAGCGACCGATGCCGCATTGCAGAGGTCGATCAGCGGATGAATCCGCGGCAGGGCGCCCTCCTTTCGCAGGCGACGCAGCAACGACTCGGAGGCGCACCGGAACTGGGTGGGCTTGAGCCCCATCCGCGAGAACGCGCGACGCCAGGCCTGCACCTCAGGCAGTTCGCTCTCCGATGCTGCCGAGAGCCGTGAGCTGGCGATTCCGGTGAGATGTTCCACGGGGCCGCTGACATCGGCGTCAGCGCTGATGCCGACGGCGAAGAGCACCCCCGCCGCCAGCCGGGGATGCTCTGCCCGAAGTTGGCTTGCATGGTGGAAGGTGTGTGTGGCTGATCGCTCTGCATTCACGGGCCGATCCTGTCAGCCGGGCCGGTCCGGCTGACAGAGCCAGCCAGTTGCCGTTTCTCTGGGCCACATGGCGCTGTTCCGGCTGTGCTGCGCGTTTTGACCCGGGTGCCTGAGATCGCCGCCGATCACGAGTGTCCTTAAAGGTTGATGACGATCGGGGAGGGGGCGGACACAATGGTCCGAAAAGGGCGCATCATCGGAGGATGAACGCCCACCCGAACGTCGATGCACCGGGCGCGCCTCAGGACGGCCGGCCCAGCAATGGACGCCGGCGGAATTGGTCACGGCTGCGCGGGAGCGCTGCGCCCAGCCGGCGCTGGACCGCGTTGAGCGGGGTGGCGGCGATCGCGTTGGGCATCGGTGTGGCGGAGCTCGTCGCGGGGGCCATGTCTCGCGCTGCCGCATCGCCCATCGCGGCCGTCGGGGATTGGTTCATCGAGGTAGTGCCGGGCTGGCTGGCCGACGCGGCGATCTCGTTGTTCGGTACGGCGGACAAGCTGGCGCTGGGCTTCGGGATCGCCGTCGTCCTGTCCCTCATCGGTGCCGGCGCCGGGTTCCTCACAGCCTGGGCGCGGCCCGCCGGAGTGGCGGCCGGCGTGCTGCTCGTCGGTGTCGCCGCGTCGGTGGTCGCTTCCCGCCCGGATACGTCGGGGACCGACCTCGTGCCCATGCTCGTCGGTGGCTGCGTCGCGTTGCCGGTACTCGTGTGGCTGGTCGGGCGCGCCGTGGCAGGCTCTGGGAACGACGATGACCGAAGCGGCCGATCGGCCGGCGAACACGGCAGCAGCGGGCACGACGGCCCGGACAGCGCTGGGACCGACGTCGCGCGCCGCGTGTTCCTCCGCAGCGCCGGCGGCATCATGGCGCTTGCGGTGGCAGCGGGCGCCGTCGGCCGGTGGATCGGCGGCAGCAGGGGTGTGGTCGAAGCGTCGCGGGAAGAACTCGCCGTAGATATCGATCTCCCAAGCCCTGACGTGCCGCCCGGCGTCGACCTCCAAGTGCCGGACGCCGAGCCCTGGCGCACTCCGAACGAAGACTTCTACCGCATAGACACAGCGTTCCAGCTTCCTCTGCTGACGCCCGAAGACTGGCGGCTGCGAATCCGTGGGCTGGTGGAGCAGGAGGTAGAACTCGACTACGACGCGCTGATCAGCATGGGACTCGTCGATCGATGGGTGACCCTGGCCTGTGTCTCCAACCAGGTGGGTGGCAGTCTGATCGGCAACGCGCTCTGGACCGGTGTGCCGGTAGCCGACGTGTTGGCTCTGGCCCGGCCGCTCGCCGAGGCGGACGCGGTGCTGTCGACATCACACGACGGGTGGAACTGCGGCACACCGCTCGAGGCACTGACTGACGGGCGGGACTCCTTGCTGGCGGTCGGGATGAACGGTGAACCGCTCCCGGTCGAGCACGGCTTCCCGGTGCGTATGGTGGTGCCCGGCCTCTACGGGTACGTGAGCGCCACCAAGTGGGTGGTCGAGCTGGAGGTCAGCCGATTCGACAGCTTCGACGCGTACTGGACCACTCGCGGGTGGTCGGAACGCGGGCCTATCAAGGTGTCCTCGAGAATCGATGTGCCGCGTCATCAAGCCAGAGTGGCTGCGGGCACGGTTGTCGTCGCTGGTTCGGCCTGGGCTCAGAACCGCGGCATCGAGCGGGTGGAGGTCAAGATCGACGGCGGCGGCTGGCAATCGGCTGACCTGGGTGCGGTCCTCACCGACGACACCTGGCGACAGTGGGCGTTTGCGTGGGAGGCCGCGCCGGGCGAACACGCGCTCGAGGTCCGGGCGACGACGGCCGACGGGGAGGAACAGACCGGCGTCGTCGCGCAGCCCGCGCCCGACGGCGCCACCGGCTGGCACCGAATCTCGGTCAACGTCGCCTGAGACCGAAACCTTGGAACCCGCGTGAACAGAGGCTCGCACTCGTCACGGATGACCTTCGCCGGAGTTCAGCCGCCACTTCAATACCGCCAGGTTGTGCTCCCGGCCGATCTCGGGCCCGAACACAACCTGGCGGTATTGAAGTGGGGCATGTTGGCCTGGGGGAGCGCCGCACGGCTAGGTAGGCTCAGACACCGTGACTGAAATGCGACACCGCCAGTTGGGCGAATCCGGATTGACCGTTTCCGTCGTCGGCCTCGGGTGCAATGCGTTCGGCTCCCGGATAGATGCCGACACCACCCGTGCCGTCGTCGACACCGCACTCGACCAGGGCATCACCCTTTTCGACACCGCAGACATCTACGGACAGGGGGAAAGCGAGACCCTGCTCGGCAAGTCGTTGGGCCGGCGGCGCGACGACGTGATCGTGGCCACCAAGTTCGGTATGGACATGCAAGGTTCGAATGGGCCGGATTGGGGCGTGCGAGGCTCCCGCCGCTACATTCGCAAGGCCGTCGAAGCGAGCCTGAAACGCCTAGGCACTGATTGGATCGACCTCTATCAGATGCACGCTCCCGATCCGCGGACTCCGATCGAGGAGACGCTCGGGGCCCTGCACGAGCTGGTTGTCGAAGGCAAGGTCCGCTATGTCGGCTCGTCGAACTTTGCCGCCTGGCAAGTCACCGACGCCGACTGGGTGGCTCGTTCCAGCGGGTTCGACCGTTTCATCAGCGCCCAGAACAAGTACTCCCTTTACGACCGCTCTGCCGAGGCCGAACTCGTGCCGGCGGCCGAGCACGCCGGCGTCGGCATCCTGCCGTTCTTCCCGCTGGAGTTCGGCCTGCTGACCGGAAAGTACAAGCGCGGGCACGCGGCACCGGAGGACAGCCGGCTGGCCACCCAGCCGGCCCGGCTCGAAGGCGCCGACTTCGACGTGATCGAAGCGCTGGAGCGCTACGCGGCGGAGCGGAGTATCGGGATTCTCGACGTCGCGATCGGCGGGTTGGCCGCGAAGCCGGCCGTGGCATCGGTCATCGCCGGGGCCACCAAACCTGAGCAGATCGTGGCCAACGTCGAGGCTGCCGCATGGCGGCCGACGCCGGAGGATCTCGCCGCGCTCGAGGAGATCGCCGCGGGCTGATCATGGTGCGGCCTCGCGGTCGCAGGCTTGTGCTCGCAGCGCCCGGTCGAGGTCAGCAAGTCCTTCGACGACGAGCCGCCGCGCGGCTTGGGGCAATTCGTCCACCGTGTCCAGCCACTCCCGGACCCGCGATGCGGTGCTGGCGTCGGCGAGCAGCCGGGGGAACAGCCCTTGAATGATCGTCTGGGCGGAGTCATTGGTCCGCTCTGCCCAGACGCGGGGCACAGCTTCGAGGTAGTGGTCGACGTAGGGCAGCAGGAGCGTGCGCTGCTCAGGCTGGGCGAATCCCTGCACCGTGGCGGTGAGCAGGGCATTCGGAAGCTCGTCGGTCTCGACGGCGCTCAGCCAGGCGTCGAGCTTGGCTTGCTCGGTGGGCCGGGCGGCGCGAGCCATGGTGGCATGCCGTTCGCCGCTGGCGGTGTTGTCGCGTTCGAGCTCGGCGTCGATGTCGTCGTCCGAGGCGTGGCCGATGATCACCAGCCGCTGCAGCAGATGCCACCGTAGGTCGGTGTCCACCGCCAGGCCCGGCAGGATGTCTTCCGAGCCGTTCAGCAGGGCCCACAGATCTGCGGCGTGCTCTTCACTGGCGACCGACGACGCCCAAGCCCGGGTGAATGCCAGCTGGGCGTCGCTGGCGGGCTCGGCGGAGCTGGCCAGCTCCCGCAGCCCGGTCACCCACCGTGCCGAGAGCCGCATCCGTTCAGCTGGATCGGCATACAAGAGGATCGCCATCCTGGCGGTCTGGAGAACGTGCTGGACAACCGTGATGGCGCTCTCGCTCCCGATGCCGCGCAGCACGAGCTCAACATAGTCACGGGTGGGGAGCTCGGCATCGCGCAGCATGTCCGTCATTGCCGTCCAGCACAGCGCACGGGGCAGTGACGGCAGGGTAGCGATGGAATCCACCACGGTCTGCCGGGAGACCTCATCGAGCCGGACCTTGGCGAAGGTGAGGTCGTCGTCGTTGATGAGCAGGAGGGCGGCTCGTGGTTCGCCTACCAGCTCGGGCACGTTGGTGCGCTCGCCGGACACGTCGAGTTCTACCCTCGTGCGGCGTACCAGCCGGCCGGAGTCGTCGAGATCGTAGAGGCCGACGGCGACCCGATGTGAGCGTAGCGTCGGGTGGCTCGGATCAGCGGTCTGTTCGATGGCGACGGAGGCATACGTGCCGTCGTTCATGGTGACCGCCGGGCGCAGCGTGTTGACACCGGCGGTCTGCAACCATTCTTGTCCCCAGCCGGACAGGTCCCGCCCGCTTTGCTCTTCCAGGTGGGCGAACAGATCGGCCAGGGTGGTGTTGCCCCACGCGTGCTGGGTGAAGTAGGCCTGGACGCCGTCAAGGAACTGCTCGCGCCCCACCCACGCGACCAGCTGTTTCAGCACGCTCGCGCCTTTGGCGTAGGTGATGCCGTCGAAATTCACCTGAACATCCTCGAGATCGCGGATGTCCGCCGAGACCGGATGTGTGGAGGGGAGCTGGTCCTGTCGGAGAGCCCACAGCTTCTCGGTGACGGCGAATGTCGTCCACGACTCCTCCCACCTCGTGGCTTCGCTCTGTGCGAGGACACTGGCCCAGGTGGCGAACGACTCGTTCAGCCACAGGTCGTCCCACCACTTCATGGTCACCAGGTCGCCGAACCACATGTGGGCAAGTTCGTGCAGTATCACCTCCGCGCGGCGCTCGAATGCGGCGTCGGTGACGCGGCTGCGGAAGACGTACTCGTCGCGGATTGTGACGGCTCCGGCATTCTCCATGGCTCCCGCGTTGAACTCGGGAACGAACAGCTGGTCGTACTTGGCGAACGGATAGGGGAGCCCGAACACATCCTCGAAGAAGCCGAACCCGCGCTTGGTGACGTCGAACAACTCGTCCGGGTCGAGGTGCTCGGCCAGCGACTTCCGGCAGAACAATCCGAGCGGCACGGTGCCGTTGCGGCCGATGTATTCATCACGCACCTCGTGGTACGGCCCGGCGACGATGGCCGCGATGTACGGCGACATGACTGGCGTCGTTTCGAAGCGCCAGCGTCTCACTCCGTCGCGGACGTCGCTTACCTCGGCCGCGGGAGAGTTGGACACCAAAACCCAGTGGGCCGGAGCGTCGACGGTGAAGGAGAACGTGCCCTTGAGGT
This sequence is a window from Phytoactinopolyspora mesophila. Protein-coding genes within it:
- the rph gene encoding ribonuclease PH, yielding MTRIDGRSADELRQVRFTRGWLDHAEGSVLVEFGKTRVLCAVSATEGVPRWRKGSGQGWVTAEYAMLPRSTNTRSDRESIKGRVGGRTHEISRLVGRSLRGVVDMSVLGENTLMVDCDVLQADGGTRTAAITGAYVALHDAVTWLREHSLLAGENVLHDSIAAISVGVVDGEPLLDLNYQEDVRADTDMNVVMTGAGTYIEVQGTAEAAPFARSELDSLLGLAETGCARLTELQRQALAS
- a CDS encoding aldo/keto reductase, whose protein sequence is MRHRQLGESGLTVSVVGLGCNAFGSRIDADTTRAVVDTALDQGITLFDTADIYGQGESETLLGKSLGRRRDDVIVATKFGMDMQGSNGPDWGVRGSRRYIRKAVEASLKRLGTDWIDLYQMHAPDPRTPIEETLGALHELVVEGKVRYVGSSNFAAWQVTDADWVARSSGFDRFISAQNKYSLYDRSAEAELVPAAEHAGVGILPFFPLEFGLLTGKYKRGHAAPEDSRLATQPARLEGADFDVIEALERYAAERSIGILDVAIGGLAAKPAVASVIAGATKPEQIVANVEAAAWRPTPEDLAALEEIAAG
- the pepN gene encoding aminopeptidase N, with the protein product MTGTNLTRAEARGRAEDVQSSSIEYAVELDLTTGDKTFRSSTTVRFRAEKGTSTWLDLIAPAVHEVTLNGVPLDSAEVFTGSRVTLPKLTKNNELTVVADAAYMRTGEGLHRFVDPVDGEVYLYSQFEVADARRVFACFDQPDLKGTFSFTVDAPAHWVLVSNSPAAEVSDVRDGVRRWRFETTPVMSPYIAAIVAGPYHEVRDEYIGRNGTVPLGLFCRKSLAEHLDPDELFDVTKRGFGFFEDVFGLPYPFAKYDQLFVPEFNAGAMENAGAVTIRDEYVFRSRVTDAAFERRAEVILHELAHMWFGDLVTMKWWDDLWLNESFATWASVLAQSEATRWEESWTTFAVTEKLWALRQDQLPSTHPVSADIRDLEDVQVNFDGITYAKGASVLKQLVAWVGREQFLDGVQAYFTQHAWGNTTLADLFAHLEEQSGRDLSGWGQEWLQTAGVNTLRPAVTMNDGTYASVAIEQTADPSHPTLRSHRVAVGLYDLDDSGRLVRRTRVELDVSGERTNVPELVGEPRAALLLINDDDLTFAKVRLDEVSRQTVVDSIATLPSLPRALCWTAMTDMLRDAELPTRDYVELVLRGIGSESAITVVQHVLQTARMAILLYADPAERMRLSARWVTGLRELASSAEPASDAQLAFTRAWASSVASEEHAADLWALLNGSEDILPGLAVDTDLRWHLLQRLVIIGHASDDDIDAELERDNTASGERHATMARAARPTEQAKLDAWLSAVETDELPNALLTATVQGFAQPEQRTLLLPYVDHYLEAVPRVWAERTNDSAQTIIQGLFPRLLADASTASRVREWLDTVDELPQAARRLVVEGLADLDRALRAQACDREAAP
- a CDS encoding MBL fold metallo-hydrolase, whose protein sequence is MRLTVLGCSGSLPGPASSASSYLVEAGTTRVVVDLGNGALSELQRQVGSEGLGEIDAVLISHLHPDHFMDLCGYYVALRYGPHQPRRRVPVWGPENTAERLAVAYGEDPDPGMSNEFEFRAYPGGGFTVGELNVRVSRVAHPVPAYAIRLEHGDQTLVYSGDTGPTQALVDLARGADLLLCEAAFREGEDNPPDLHLTGREAGEHARQAGVRRLVVTHVPPWGDAEEAVAEARTAFAGPVEAARTGATFEL
- the rdgB gene encoding RdgB/HAM1 family non-canonical purine NTP pyrophosphatase, which produces MTATPPRVVLASRNEHKVVEIRRILGDAGAPLDLVGVTEFPDVDDVVESGLTFTENALLKARTVAEVTGLPALADDSGISVDAMNGMPGVFSGRWCGRHGDDAANLELLLGQLRDVPDEHRGAAFVCVAAFVDPRDPATGQEIVQEGRLPGTLLREPRGAGGFGYDPIFVPEGDTRATAEMTPEEKNAISHRGRAFRAIAPLLFDRLG
- a CDS encoding molybdopterin-dependent oxidoreductase — its product is MNAHPNVDAPGAPQDGRPSNGRRRNWSRLRGSAAPSRRWTALSGVAAIALGIGVAELVAGAMSRAAASPIAAVGDWFIEVVPGWLADAAISLFGTADKLALGFGIAVVLSLIGAGAGFLTAWARPAGVAAGVLLVGVAASVVASRPDTSGTDLVPMLVGGCVALPVLVWLVGRAVAGSGNDDDRSGRSAGEHGSSGHDGPDSAGTDVARRVFLRSAGGIMALAVAAGAVGRWIGGSRGVVEASREELAVDIDLPSPDVPPGVDLQVPDAEPWRTPNEDFYRIDTAFQLPLLTPEDWRLRIRGLVEQEVELDYDALISMGLVDRWVTLACVSNQVGGSLIGNALWTGVPVADVLALARPLAEADAVLSTSHDGWNCGTPLEALTDGRDSLLAVGMNGEPLPVEHGFPVRMVVPGLYGYVSATKWVVELEVSRFDSFDAYWTTRGWSERGPIKVSSRIDVPRHQARVAAGTVVVAGSAWAQNRGIERVEVKIDGGGWQSADLGAVLTDDTWRQWAFAWEAAPGEHALEVRATTADGEEQTGVVAQPAPDGATGWHRISVNVA
- a CDS encoding PIG-L deacetylase family protein, whose product is MTDTQAAPEPLEPLPEDWQRALFIAPHPDDIEYGAAAAVARWTAQGKTVIYSMITSGEAGIDAIPPEVAGPIREQEQRASARIVGVDDVEFLGFSDGVLEYGLPLRRALSRSIRQHRPEIVLTGNFRETYGGEFLNQADHIAGGRAVLDAVRDAGNRWVFRELLDEGLEPWNGVRAVWAAASPEGRHAVDTTETFELGLESLRAHRQYLEGLGDGMDPAEFLEGFARQAGTRLGCRYASSFEVFPI
- a CDS encoding phenylalanine--tRNA ligase beta subunit-related protein, producing MNAERSATHTFHHASQLRAEHPRLAAGVLFAVGISADADVSGPVEHLTGIASSRLSAASESELPEVQAWRRAFSRMGLKPTQFRCASESLLRRLRKEGALPRIHPLIDLCNAASVAFATPVAVLDVSKITWPLEVRHASGDEQYTTFSGEIENPAPGEVIFADSAGRAHARRWTNRQSGYSAVNDATDSVLIVAEALHESALTDIQELTATLTNALNTIWAVVPATAILTHQQPRFDFSPAQHVTS
- the murI gene encoding glutamate racemase, giving the protein MNDAADNDAPIGIFDSGVGGLTVARAVLDQLPHESVLYVGDTARTPYGPQPIAQVRAYALEILDTLVAEGVKMLVIACNTASSAMLRDARERYDVPVVEVIQPAVRRAVAATRNGHIGVIGTRATVNSKAYEDSFAAAPQLRITTQACPRFVEFVEKGITHGPELERVAHGYLDDVRRAGVDTLVLGCTHYPMLTGVVSYVMGDAVTLVSSAEETAKDVYRVLTSENLLRADALPAPDHQFRSTGDPHSFGKLAHRFLGPEIGVVEETAEFPVISREVTVS